Proteins co-encoded in one Quercus robur chromosome 8, dhQueRobu3.1, whole genome shotgun sequence genomic window:
- the LOC126695882 gene encoding serine/threonine-protein phosphatase 7 long form homolog yields the protein MVEPIDAIFEEREELVVPPTGGNPTLRIAHFLKPSVTSTEGLPSPFLSAEPTISELENLPLKVCFRGWQRPNERWKMWVASLHSKYQSIWKESGIYEAIICSKYSICKHQDLILGLAEKWCPKTNTFIFSWGEATVTLEDMMALGGYSVLGNSVLSPLITKEMEEIHEILLEGYTTVAKTNSIAYVGLHAWLEHFMGSGSKFEHEAFLSYWLCKFVFPMPLYRIEKKNFPIAIHLARGRIALAPAVLSSIYTDLCLLKAKLVASTKLDTEEMLNLSAPFQLVQLWAWERFPALRPNPISITQCEPRPARWSKLKKVSIENMRLAIDSAGESFQWRPYAIAANHNWLFPKFYGEKEQWVSVDAALDKELASFALCIRVCELLGLHCIQQYLPHRVAMQFGIDQDLPGPVARYNASPDIVWSHYNRSIGDAKLYVPPRLFEADVTKGYFEWWKQSMSAQKDAIKNFVTRPRDSRRIPRVYYGKMENYNVFVPPSSSVESFKVDTVKETILLGTFSEKRLVIDDKPLPVSLSQKMSHSTPNDGAPKKDLLMKPEAKNIQGEGSMGEAEKYLADATVTEVGHPTNIAVHVKDNNEESSSSCKTEIPGLELEARISRLERVVAELKAARAINKFEYKPAK from the coding sequence ATGGTTGAACCAATAGATGccatttttgaggagagagaggaGCTCGTGGTGCCACCAACTGGTGGCAACCCAACTCTCAGAATAGCCCATTTTCTTAAACCCTCTGTGACTTCCACTGAAGGCCTTCCTTCACCTTTTCTCTCTGCTGAACCCACCATTTCTGAGCTTGAAAATTTGCCTCTGAAGGTTTGTTTCAGAGGTTGGCAACGTCCAAATGAGAGGTGGAAAATGTGGGTTGCAAGTTTGCATTCCAAGTACCAATCCATATGGAAGGAAAGTGGAATATATGAAGCAATTATTTGCTCCAAATATTCAATATGTAAACACCAAGATTTAATTCTTGGTCTTGCCGAAAAATGGTGTCCTAAGACCAACACATTCATCTTTTCCTGGGGAGAAGCCACTGTTACTTTGGAAGATATGATGGCTTTAGGGGGCTACTCTGTTTTGGGTAACTCTGTTTTAAGCCCTCTTATTACGAAAGAGATGGAAGAAATTCATGAAATCTTGCTTGAAGGATACACAACAGTAGCAAAAACTAATAGTATCGCCTACGTTGGTTTGCATGCCTGGTTGGAACATTTTATGGGGAGTGGGAGCAAATTTGAGCATGAAGCATTCCTTTCATATTGGTTGTGTAAGTTTGTCTTCCCAATGCCTCTTTATcgcattgaaaagaaaaattttccaattgcAATACATTTAGCTAGAGGAAGAATTGCGCTTGCACCAGCAGTCCTCTCCAGTATTTATACAGATTTATGTTTGCTGAAAGCGAAATTAGTTGCCTCAACAAAATTGGATACTGAAGAGATGCTTAATCTTTCTGCACCTTTTCAATTGGTCCAGCTTTGGGCTTGGGAGAGATTCCCAGCATTACGGCCAAATCCCATATCCATCACACAATGTGAGCCAAGGCCTGCCCGCTGGTCCAAACTAAAAAAAGTGAGTATTGAGAATATGAGGTTGGCTATAGACTCTGCTGGAGAAAGTTTTCAGTGGCGCCCTTATGCTATAGCAGCGAATCATAATTGGTTGTTTCCTAAGTTCTATGGAGAAAAAGAACAGTGGGTGTCAGTTGATGCTGCTTTGGACAAAGAGTTGGCGTCGTTTGCTCTATGCATAAGAGTCTGTGAGCTTCTTGGACTACACTGCATTCAACAGTACCTCCCACACCGAGTTGCAATGCAATTTGGAATTGATCAAGATCTTCCAGGTCCTGTTGCTCGATACAATGCGAGCCCGGATATTGTTTGGAGCCATTACAATAGGTCAATTGGAGATGCAAAATTGTATGTACCACCACGGCTTTTTGAGGCAGATGTTACCAAGGGATACTTTGAGTGGTGGAAGCAATCAATGTCTGCCCAGAAAGATGCAATTAAGAATTTCGTTACCCGGCCTAGAGATTCAAGAAGGATTCCCCGAGTTTATTATGGAAAGATGGAAAATTACAATGTCTTTGTTCCACCTAGTTCTTCTGTAGAAAGTTTTAAAGTGGACACTGTCAAGGAAACTATACTCCTAGGAACTTTTAGTGAGAAAAGACTGGTTATTGATGATAAGCCTTTGCCAGTctctttatctcaaaaaatgTCACACTCGACACCAAATGATGGAGCTCCTAAAAAGGACTTGCTAATGAAACCAGAGGCAAAGAACATCCAGGGTGAAGGTTCAATGGGTGAAGCAGAGAAATATCTGGCAGATGCAACTGTGACAGAAGTGGGACATCCAACCAACATTGCAGTGCATGTCAAAGACAATAATGAGGAAAGCAGTAGCAGTTGCAAAACTGAGATTCCAGGATTGGAGCTTGAGGCTCGGATAAGCAGGCTTGAGAGAGTAGTTGCTGAGCTAAAAGCAGCAAGAGCTATTAACAAGTTTGAGTACAAGCCTGCCAAATAG
- the LOC126695883 gene encoding uncharacterized protein LOC126695883 translates to MVEPIYAIFEEREELMVSPTGGNPTLRIAHFLKPSVSSIDELPSPFLSAEPTISELENLPLKVHFKSWRRMDEDWKMWVASLHSKYQSIWKESGIYEAIMCSKYSICRHQDLILGLAEKWCPKTNTFIFSWGEATVTLEDMMALGGYSVLGDSVLSPLVTKEMEEIHEILLEANRRVSLSFTASQHKWLEHFMGSGSKLEHEAFLSYWLSKFVFPLCEYRIERQNFPIAILLARGTRIALAPAVLSSIYSDLRLLKEKLVASTKLDTEEVLNLSAPFQLVQLWAWERFPALWPSPISISQCEPRPARWSKLKKVSIENVRLAIDTAGESFQWRPYAIAANHNWLYPKFYEEKEQWVSVDAALDKELESFALCLRVCELLGLHCIQQYLPHRVAMQFGIDQDLPGHVARYNMSPGIAWSHYNRSIGDSKLYIPPRLFEADVTMRYFEWWKQSMSAQKDAIKNFVTRPRDSRRIPRVYSGKMENYNVFVPPSSFVECFKMATVKETKLLGTLSEKRLAIDVKPLPVSVSQKMSHSTADDGAPKKDLLRIPEAKDIESEGLMGEAEKILTDVTVREVEHPTNIVVHVKENDGKSSSYCKTEMPGLELEARISRLERAVAELKAAIANN, encoded by the coding sequence ATGGTTGAACCTATATATGCCATCTTTGAGGAGAGAGAGGAGCTCATGGTGTCACCAACTGGTGGCAATCCAACTCTGAGAATAGCACATTTTCTTAAACCCTCTGTGTCTTCCATTGATGAACTTCCTTCACCTTTTCTCTCTGCGGAACCCACCATTTCTGAGCTTGAAAATTTGCCTCTGAAGGTTCATTTCAAAAGTTGGCGTCGTATGGATGAGGATTGGAAAATGTGGGTTGCAAGCTTGCATTCTAAGTACCAATCCATATGGAAGGAAAGTGGAATATATGAAGCAATAATGTGCTCCAAATATTCAATATGTAGACACCAAGATTTGATTCTTGGTCTTGCAGAAAAATGGTGTCCTAAGACCAACACATTCATCTTCTCTTGGGGAGAAGCCACTGTTACCTTGGAAGATATGATGGCTTTAGGGGGCTACTCTGTTTTGGGTGACTCTGTCTTAAGCCCTCTTGTTACCAAAGAAATGGAAGAAATTCATGAGATTTTGCTTGAAGCAAACAGAAGGGTAAGTCTTAGCTTCACAGCCAGTCAGCATAAATGGTTGGAACATTTCATGGGGAGTGGTAGCAAACTTGAGCATGAAGCATTCCTCTCATATTGGTTGTCTAAGTTTGTCTTCCCATTGTGTGAGTATCGCATTGAAAggcaaaattttccaattgcAATACTCTTGGCTAGAGGAACTCGAATTGCGCTTGCACCAGCAGTCCTCTCCAGTATTTATAGTGATTTGCGTTTGCTGAAAGAGAAATTAGTTGCCTCAACAAAATTGGATACTGAAGAGGTGCTTAATCTTTCTGCACCTTTTCAATTAGTCCAGCTTTGGGCTTGGGAGAGATTCCCAGCACTATGGCCAAGTCCCATATCCATCTCACAATGTGAGCCAAGGCCTGCTCGCTGGTCCAAACTGAAAAAAGTGAGTATTGAGAATGTGAGATTGGCTATAGACACTGCTGGAGAAAGTTTTCAGTGGCGCCCTTATGCTATAGCAGCAAATCATAATTGGTTGTATCCTAAGTTCtatgaagaaaaagaacagTGGGTGTCAGTTGATGCTGCTTTGGACAAAGAGTTGGAGTCGTTTGCTCTATGCTTAAGAGTCTGTGAGCTTCTTGGACTACACTGCATTCAACAGTACCTCCCACACCGAGTTGCAATGCAATTTGGAATTGATCAAGATCTTCCAGGTCATGTTGCTCGATACAATATGAGCCCGGGTATTGCTTGGAGCCATTACAATAGATCAATTGGTGATTCAAAATTGTACATACCACCACGCCTTTTTGAGGCAGATGTTACCATGAGATACTTTGAGTGGTGGAAGCAATCAATGTCTGCCCAGAAAGATGCAATTAAGAATTTCGTTACCCGGCCTAGAGATTCAAGAAGAATTCCCCGAGTTTATTCTGGAAAGATGGAAAATTACAATGTCTTTGTTCCACCTAGTTCTTTTGTAGAATGTTTTAAAATGGCCACTGTCAAGGAAACTAAACTCCTGGGAACTTTGAGTGAGAAAAGACTGGCTATTGATGTTAAGCCTTTGCCAGTCTCTGTATCTCAAAAAATGTCACACTCAACAGCTGATGATGGAGCTCCTAAAAAGGACTTGCTGAGGATACCAGAGGCAAAGGACATCGAGAGTGAAGGTTTAATGGGTGAAGCGGAGAAAATTCTGACAGATGTAACTGTGAGAGAAGTGGAACATCCAACAAAcattgtggtgcatgtcaaagaAAATGATGGGAAAAGCAGTAGCTATTGCAAAACTGAGATGCCGGGATTGGAGCTTGAGGCTCGGATAAGCAGGCTTGAGAGAGCAGTTGCTGAGCTAAAAGCAGCAATAGCTAATAACTAG